In the genome of Sphingomonas sp. LR60, the window TCAGGATCTCGACATAGGGATCAATGGCATTGTTCATGATTTGCTATATGACAGGTCACGAGCTATGCGTGCCTAAGTATCTGCCCGGCCTTGTGAATTTAGATCAAGTGGGTGTTTAGGGAAAAGCCGGGGGCGGCGTTGAAGGGTTCACTAACTCGATCTGTCATGCGCGGTGCCGCGCTTACGTTTGGCTCGAGAGCTGGCTTGATGTTGGCCAACATCATCGCGCTGGGCATAACCGCCCGGCTGATCTCGCCTGCGGAGTTTGGGCGGTTTACCATCATCCAGCTTCTGATCGGCATTCTTGGCGTATTCCCTTATGCCGTCGGCCAGGCATTGATCAGGATCGAGAGCAAGGGCGCGGCGGGAACCGGCTTGGCCATCGTCGGCCTGTTGGCGCTGACCGCCGACTTTCTGGTGCTGGCATTGGTGCCGGTAATCGAGCAGTTCTTCAGCATCGTCATCAGCGGGACCGAGCTATCCCTCGTTCTCCTGACGATCCCGCTGCTGTTCCTATCCTTTCTGGCTGATGCGCTCGTACGAAAGAACCTGAAGTTCGGGGCGGCGACCTTCGCGGAAACGGGATCGCAGGTCGTTGGCCTTTACTTCCTGACGTGCTTGCTCGCCCTTCTCGGATTCGGGCCGCTGTCGTTGCTCATCGGGTTGGTCGTTCAAGCCGGACTCTGGTTGGCGTTCCTCTGTATGAGTGGACTGTTCGGCCTGATCGATGCTCCGACGCGGGACGCGATAAGAGGCTATAGGGATGCCGCCTGGTTTTCCCTGATGGGATGCGCAAGCTACGTTGCTCTCAACGGCGACAACTACGTCGTCGGCCGGACCATGGATGCGGCTGCGCTCGGCGTTTATTCGCGTGCCTACAATTTGATGAACAAGCCGGTGAACCTCATCGGCGCTTCGATCAGCAACGTATTCTACCCCGCAGTCGTCGAGCTGCGCGGCGATCGCCAGCGGCTGAAGGCAGCGTACATGAAGGCGACGACCGCGGCGGCTTTCCTGGCGTTGCCGGGTGCCGCGCTGGCCTTTCTGTTCTCCGCCGTTCTCGTCAAAATCGTTCTGGGCGATGGCTGGACCTCGGCGATCGTGCCTTTTCAGGTCCTGAGCATCGGCCTGTTCTTCCGAGTCCATGTGAAGGTCGCCGAGGCGGTCGCTTTCGCGGCCAGCAACGTTCTTTCTTCGTTTTGGCGGCAAGTCGTGTTCGCGATCGCTGTCATTTTCGCCAGCGCGCTCGGAAGCCGATACGGCCTCGCCGGCGTGACGGCACTGGTTGTCGTGGCGATCGCAGCGTTTCACGCGTTGATCGTGGCGCTCGCGAACAAGCAGACGCAAACGTCCATTCTCGAATGGGTGGTGTGCATGACAGCGCCGGTCGCCATCACCGCGGCGGCACTCCTATGCTCGATCGCATTGCCGTCGAAGTATTTTGACGGCTCGGTGTTCGGCCATGCGATCATGCAGGGGACGATCTTCGCATTGGTATTCGGCTGCGGCGTTGTCGCCACCCTCCTCGTCTGGCCCTCATCCCAGTTGGGATCGCTGCTGGCACCGCTGACCCGGCACCTGCCGATCAAGCGCTTTATGCCACCTCGGGCGACCTGACGCCCGCACTATAGCCTCCCTTTGCTGGAGGCTAGTACGAGACAGAAGGTCTATCGACATCATGAACGAACGCATTGATATCAGGCGCGGTGACATCGTCGATGTCGATCTGGGTGGCGCCAGGGGCGTTGAAAAGATGAATTATGGGACGATCAACTCACGTCCCTGCATCGTCGTCCAGAACGATCGGGGAAACACGGTGTCTCCGCTGACGCAGGTCGTCCCGCTCACCGGCGAGCAGCAGTTCAAGGGATATCCAGTGCAGGTCCTGCTAAAGGCATCCGAGATTTTGATGCCAAACAGCATCGATTCATCGGCCGAGTGCGGTCATGTGCGGACGATCGATCGCCGCCGGATCATCAATCGTCGCGGATTCGTAAGGGCGGAAGCGATGGACCGCATTGATCAGGCGTTGAGGATTAGCTTGTCGCTTTAGCGGCGCTGGGCTTTCATTCAACCGCCTCGCCGTCACTCGCTCCGTCGGCGACTGATCGAGGAGAGGGCCGTCGCCGCGAACCCGCGGAAGATCGGCTGCCAGTAGTTGCCGCACTCCGCCCATGGGACATCGTCGAGCGTGCCGTCGCGGCGGCTCTCCCATAGATCCTCGGCGACCTGCTCGATCAGGGCCTCGTCGTGGAGCCCGGAGCCGTCGCATAGCGCGCACGGTCGGTTGTGGCCGATCCCTGGTGGCGCGCGATCAGCGGCCATCGATCAGTATGCCGCCCAGTCGAGCTCAGCGTCGTCGACCGCTTCAAACATGTCGCCGTCCGCCTGAAGCGCGCGCAGCCGCGCGCGAACGTCTTCCGGGTTGCCCTGCTTCGGGAACGCGCGATCGGCCACGGCGCCGGCCGCCAGCGTGCCGATCAGCCCGCCCCTATCCTTCTGCGTCAGGATCCACTCGCCGAACGCCAGCGAGCGCGCCGGTGCGATACCTTCGATCCGCATCATGTCCGTGTCCTCGATCAGTCTG includes:
- a CDS encoding oligosaccharide flippase family protein, coding for MRGAALTFGSRAGLMLANIIALGITARLISPAEFGRFTIIQLLIGILGVFPYAVGQALIRIESKGAAGTGLAIVGLLALTADFLVLALVPVIEQFFSIVISGTELSLVLLTIPLLFLSFLADALVRKNLKFGAATFAETGSQVVGLYFLTCLLALLGFGPLSLLIGLVVQAGLWLAFLCMSGLFGLIDAPTRDAIRGYRDAAWFSLMGCASYVALNGDNYVVGRTMDAAALGVYSRAYNLMNKPVNLIGASISNVFYPAVVELRGDRQRLKAAYMKATTAAAFLALPGAALAFLFSAVLVKIVLGDGWTSAIVPFQVLSIGLFFRVHVKVAEAVAFAASNVLSSFWRQVVFAIAVIFASALGSRYGLAGVTALVVVAIAAFHALIVALANKQTQTSILEWVVCMTAPVAITAAALLCSIALPSKYFDGSVFGHAIMQGTIFALVFGCGVVATLLVWPSSQLGSLLAPLTRHLPIKRFMPPRAT
- a CDS encoding type II toxin-antitoxin system PemK/MazF family toxin codes for the protein MNERIDIRRGDIVDVDLGGARGVEKMNYGTINSRPCIVVQNDRGNTVSPLTQVVPLTGEQQFKGYPVQVLLKASEILMPNSIDSSAECGHVRTIDRRRIINRRGFVRAEAMDRIDQALRISLSL